From Bacillus basilensis, a single genomic window includes:
- a CDS encoding GNAT family N-acetyltransferase, whose amino-acid sequence MSIQLATSNDLEWINNQYESIGFVQSDLERDKVAIITYNNEYAGVGRLVQVDENTIEMGGIFILPQFRGLQLAGKLVSFLVETAQNLQVENVYCLPFEELENFYKKYGYTEVDTAKEVVHPIILEKYNWCLDHYDKHVLLFKL is encoded by the coding sequence ATGAGTATTCAATTAGCTACATCTAATGACCTAGAATGGATTAATAATCAATATGAATCGATAGGATTTGTACAAAGTGATTTAGAGAGAGATAAAGTTGCAATCATTACATACAACAATGAATATGCAGGCGTTGGGCGATTAGTCCAAGTAGATGAAAATACTATAGAAATGGGTGGGATTTTTATTCTGCCTCAATTTAGAGGGCTACAATTAGCTGGGAAACTTGTTTCATTTTTAGTAGAAACAGCGCAAAATTTACAAGTAGAAAATGTATATTGTCTTCCTTTTGAGGAATTAGAAAACTTTTATAAGAAATATGGCTATACTGAGGTCGATACTGCGAAAGAAGTTGTTCATCCAATTATTCTAGAAAAATATAATTGGTGTTTGGATCATTACGATAAACATGTATTACTCTTTAAATTGTAA
- a CDS encoding GNAT family N-acetyltransferase, producing MIYEANIQTREKLVNMFEDFNNVVLLSYLQGHMGNAWVNNLENPTVAQVTVGIFTFYAGDPNVKETEELLRNIPDRMLVIVNSEEWKKRLETFYERKIDKFLRYKFKRNAEIFDRSKLQSLISALPKGYELQRIDEHIVNIPTLHKVSEDFTSQFQSVEDYIKRGIGYSVLYKGEVVCGASSYSIYDDGIEIEVATDHNHRRKGLATIVSAALILACLEKEIYPNWDAANTTSAKLAEKLGYVFDKAYDTYFVDNR from the coding sequence ATGATATATGAAGCGAATATACAGACAAGAGAAAAATTAGTTAATATGTTCGAAGATTTCAATAACGTTGTTTTACTTTCTTATTTACAAGGTCATATGGGTAACGCTTGGGTAAATAATCTCGAAAATCCAACGGTAGCGCAAGTTACGGTAGGGATTTTCACATTTTACGCTGGGGATCCAAATGTGAAAGAAACAGAAGAATTACTACGTAACATTCCTGATAGAATGTTAGTAATCGTAAATAGTGAAGAGTGGAAAAAGCGTTTAGAAACATTTTACGAAAGAAAAATAGATAAGTTTTTACGTTATAAATTCAAACGAAATGCGGAAATTTTTGATCGCTCAAAATTACAATCTTTAATATCAGCGCTTCCAAAAGGTTACGAGTTACAAAGAATAGATGAACATATTGTAAATATCCCTACATTACATAAGGTCTCTGAAGATTTTACAAGTCAATTTCAATCAGTAGAAGATTATATAAAACGAGGTATAGGGTATAGTGTTTTGTATAAAGGAGAAGTTGTATGCGGTGCATCATCATATAGCATTTATGATGATGGGATCGAAATAGAGGTTGCAACTGATCACAATCATAGAAGAAAAGGATTGGCGACTATAGTTAGTGCAGCGCTAATCTTGGCCTGTTTAGAAAAAGAGATATATCCAAACTGGGATGCAGCGAATACTACGTCTGCTAAACTAGCAGAAAAGTTAGGATATGTTTTTGATAAGGCGTATGATACTTATTTTGTGGATAATAGATGA
- a CDS encoding BC_2878 family exosporium-associated protein — protein MDCEPKRDCGCCQNSICEFLQSLEPYTKVESIVIAGNGIVVSYFLSFNKRNGIVSFVQEDNEVIFVDCSKIDAIRIGKVCSCKTKVKFIEEDFSLLGNVCPQCLTEGSTLFFDFHNPELNLSLQAKTIDAPSCTEFTDENGNAVKQVTIVGEAIVSKDFVQVPELLNFRLVLSDTAGNSLKFGILFINFPDLTFIILFASSGYLNISNCLRIESGTGNAEIEEMKKMIKNDNNTYKSIINLTKIYKNGATESFTSKKEI, from the coding sequence GTGGATTGTGAGCCGAAACGTGATTGTGGATGTTGCCAAAATAGTATATGTGAATTTTTACAAAGTCTTGAACCGTATACTAAAGTTGAGAGTATTGTAATAGCAGGAAATGGAATTGTTGTATCTTATTTTCTTTCATTTAATAAGAGGAATGGTATCGTATCCTTCGTACAAGAGGACAATGAGGTTATTTTTGTAGATTGCTCTAAGATTGATGCAATTCGAATAGGAAAAGTTTGTAGTTGTAAAACGAAAGTTAAATTTATTGAAGAGGATTTTAGTCTACTTGGAAATGTTTGTCCGCAATGTTTAACCGAGGGAAGTACACTCTTTTTTGACTTTCACAATCCAGAATTGAATTTATCACTGCAAGCAAAAACAATTGATGCACCTAGTTGTACTGAATTTACAGATGAAAATGGCAATGCAGTGAAGCAGGTTACAATAGTTGGGGAAGCGATTGTTTCTAAAGACTTTGTTCAAGTGCCTGAACTATTAAACTTTCGATTAGTTTTATCCGATACGGCTGGGAATTCTTTGAAGTTTGGAATACTGTTCATTAATTTCCCAGATCTTACGTTTATTATTCTTTTCGCATCGAGTGGATACCTCAACATTTCGAACTGTTTGAGAATAGAGAGTGGAACGGGTAATGCTGAAATAGAAGAAATGAAAAAGATGATAAAGAATGACAATAATACGTACAAGTCAATTATTAACCTGACTAAAATATATAAAAATGGCGCTACAGAATCCTTTACTTCTAAGAAGGAGATATAA
- a CDS encoding MDR family MFS transporter → MVEKNNKLGFVVAGLLLGILMASMDNTIVVTAMGTIVGDLGGLENFVWVVSAYMVAEMAGMPIFGKLSDMYGRKRFFIFGLIVFMIGSALCGTAENITQLGIYRAIQGIGGGALVPIAFTIVFDIFPPEKRGKMGGLFGAVFGLSSIFGPLLGAYITDYISWHWVFYINLPLGVLALIFITFFYKESRVHRKQKIDWYGAITLVGAVVSLMFALELGGQKYDWDSSFILSLFGGFAILIIAFIFIERKVEEPIISFEMFKQRLFGMSTIIALCYGAAFMSATVYIPLFIQGVYGGSATNSGLLLLPMMLGSVVTAQLGGFLTTKLSYRNIMIISAVIMLIGLFLLSTLTPETSRALLTVYMIIIGFGVGFSFSVLSMAAIHNFGMEQRGSATSTSNFIRSLGMTLGITIFGMIQRTGFQDQLEEAFKAMSGGMNTNALGDSRAILSESARSQIPPQILDKIIGALSNSIVQTFMWALVPAGLAFIFIFFMGNERMVIKKQQKNNKNETSKA, encoded by the coding sequence ATGGTTGAGAAGAATAATAAGCTCGGCTTTGTTGTGGCGGGCTTATTGCTAGGTATTTTAATGGCATCAATGGATAATACCATTGTCGTAACAGCGATGGGAACGATTGTTGGTGACTTAGGAGGCCTTGAAAACTTTGTATGGGTCGTTTCTGCCTATATGGTCGCAGAAATGGCAGGTATGCCGATATTCGGTAAACTATCAGATATGTATGGTAGAAAAAGGTTCTTTATTTTCGGTTTAATCGTCTTTATGATTGGTTCGGCACTTTGTGGTACAGCTGAAAACATTACACAGTTAGGTATTTATCGTGCGATTCAAGGTATTGGCGGCGGGGCATTAGTACCAATAGCATTTACTATCGTTTTTGATATTTTCCCTCCTGAAAAGCGCGGGAAAATGGGTGGTTTATTCGGAGCAGTATTTGGTTTATCAAGTATTTTTGGACCGTTGCTTGGCGCGTATATTACAGATTATATTAGCTGGCACTGGGTATTTTATATTAACTTACCGCTTGGCGTTTTAGCACTTATTTTTATTACATTCTTTTATAAAGAGTCACGAGTTCATAGAAAGCAAAAAATTGATTGGTATGGGGCAATTACTTTAGTTGGTGCAGTAGTTTCGTTAATGTTTGCGCTTGAACTTGGTGGACAAAAGTATGACTGGGATTCTAGCTTTATTTTAAGTTTATTTGGCGGATTCGCTATTTTAATTATTGCATTTATTTTTATTGAACGTAAAGTAGAAGAACCAATCATTTCGTTTGAAATGTTTAAACAACGTTTATTCGGAATGAGTACCATTATTGCATTATGTTACGGTGCTGCGTTTATGTCAGCAACTGTATATATTCCGTTATTCATTCAAGGGGTATACGGTGGTAGCGCAACAAACTCAGGGTTATTACTTTTACCGATGATGTTAGGATCAGTCGTAACAGCGCAATTAGGCGGATTTTTAACGACAAAACTTAGCTACCGAAATATTATGATTATTTCTGCGGTTATTATGCTAATTGGACTATTTTTATTAAGCACATTAACGCCAGAAACAAGTCGTGCATTATTAACAGTGTATATGATTATTATCGGATTTGGAGTTGGATTCTCATTCTCTGTACTAAGTATGGCAGCTATTCACAACTTTGGTATGGAACAGCGCGGATCTGCGACTTCAACGAGTAATTTCATTCGTTCATTAGGAATGACGCTTGGTATTACAATCTTCGGAATGATCCAAAGAACAGGTTTCCAAGATCAATTAGAAGAAGCATTTAAAGCTATGAGCGGGGGAATGAATACAAACGCTTTAGGAGATTCAAGAGCTATTTTATCAGAATCGGCGAGATCTCAAATTCCGCCGCAAATATTAGATAAAATTATTGGCGCTCTTTCTAATTCAATTGTTCAAACATTTATGTGGGCATTGGTGCCAGCTGGTTTAGCATTCATATTTATTTTCTTTATGGGAAATGAGCGCATGGTAATTAAGAAACAACAAAAGAATAATAAGAACGAAACATCAAAAGCGTAA
- a CDS encoding cytoplasmic protein, translating to MEHPHSLIVNGSGNSAGGDYNKVKIRGEGTITNAMSCNEFKTYGTSDVRGDIKVKNYVVYGDSEVQGNVDAEYVKVYGNTQIHGDAHIEKTKVRGMIDIAGKFSGDLVDVKGALNVKGDIEVEDLSLTGGLESDGLLNAENIQISLRYEGSTVREIGGKKITIRKKARFLPFTSHVGNLQTSIVEGDDIYLEHTIAEVVRGNNVTIGPGCEISVVEYHTRFNQKGNAVVKEHKQI from the coding sequence ATGGAACATCCACATAGTCTCATAGTAAATGGTTCCGGTAATTCAGCAGGCGGAGATTATAATAAAGTGAAGATTCGCGGTGAAGGAACGATTACGAATGCTATGAGTTGTAATGAATTTAAAACGTATGGTACGAGTGATGTACGCGGTGATATAAAAGTGAAAAATTATGTTGTGTATGGAGATAGCGAAGTACAAGGAAATGTAGATGCGGAATATGTAAAAGTATATGGTAATACACAAATTCATGGTGATGCACATATTGAAAAAACAAAAGTTAGAGGTATGATAGATATTGCAGGAAAGTTTTCAGGTGATCTTGTCGATGTAAAAGGTGCTTTAAATGTGAAGGGAGATATTGAAGTAGAAGATTTATCATTAACTGGTGGTCTTGAAAGTGATGGATTACTAAATGCTGAAAATATTCAAATCTCACTTCGTTATGAAGGAAGTACGGTAAGAGAAATTGGTGGTAAAAAAATTACTATTCGTAAAAAAGCGAGATTTCTTCCTTTTACTAGTCATGTTGGAAACCTCCAAACTTCAATTGTTGAAGGAGATGATATATATTTAGAACATACGATTGCTGAAGTAGTGAGAGGAAACAATGTTACAATTGGCCCTGGTTGTGAAATTAGTGTTGTAGAATATCATACTCGTTTTAATCAAAAGGGTAATGCAGTCGTAAAAGAACATAAACAAATATAA
- a CDS encoding polymer-forming cytoskeletal protein: MRTDNLIINGYGSSNGGEFHKVQLNGKGTVNGNVECEQFECNGYGAVTGNLKSSNARISGSGKVDGTVLAETMRIDGKATITQDVKANSLKIAGKGTIGGNVTGEEFKVNGQATIDGNCEVDTFSSEGQFTIGGLLSADEININIHGTCRAKEIGGQTIKVRHRSGTFSRLFKTVFGLQLEAELLEGDNIDIDYAHIRTVRGNNVTVGPNCEIELIEYTGELTVDKSANVKEIKQV; encoded by the coding sequence ATGCGTACAGATAATTTGATTATAAATGGTTACGGTTCATCGAATGGCGGCGAGTTTCATAAAGTGCAATTAAACGGAAAAGGAACTGTGAATGGAAATGTTGAATGTGAGCAATTTGAATGTAATGGTTACGGTGCCGTTACTGGAAACTTGAAAAGCAGCAATGCAAGAATTAGTGGATCAGGTAAAGTCGATGGTACAGTACTTGCAGAAACGATGCGAATTGATGGGAAAGCAACAATTACGCAAGATGTGAAAGCAAACAGTTTGAAAATTGCAGGAAAAGGTACGATAGGTGGAAATGTCACTGGTGAAGAATTTAAAGTCAATGGTCAAGCGACAATTGATGGTAATTGTGAAGTGGATACTTTTTCTTCAGAAGGACAATTTACAATTGGTGGATTATTAAGCGCCGATGAAATAAATATTAATATTCACGGTACATGTCGAGCGAAAGAAATTGGTGGTCAAACGATTAAAGTAAGACATAGATCAGGTACATTTAGTAGGCTATTTAAAACAGTATTTGGCTTGCAGTTAGAAGCTGAGCTGCTTGAAGGTGACAATATTGATATTGATTATGCTCACATAAGAACGGTAAGAGGAAATAATGTTACAGTAGGACCGAACTGTGAGATTGAACTGATTGAATATACCGGTGAGCTTACTGTTGATAAAAGCGCAAATGTAAAAGAAATTAAGCAGGTTTAA
- a CDS encoding YhbD family protein has product MSTDLISKKDLLELTGISYGQLYRWKRKNLIPEDWFVRKSTFTGQETFFPKEKILERIDKIQTMKEDLSLDELANMFSPSVREILLTKEDILRKGIASEPVLQFFIEQTNKTIEFQFVDILYVYMLEELLQSGEISLEEGKMVLQVLRENYEAIKHKTCDLIIVRKLGISTCFLVSNVDDLIFEKGTKIVLREAIMKYTEALKTKLL; this is encoded by the coding sequence TTGAGTACAGATTTAATTTCAAAAAAAGATTTATTAGAACTTACTGGTATTTCATACGGACAGTTATATAGGTGGAAAAGGAAAAATTTAATACCGGAAGATTGGTTTGTACGAAAGTCTACATTCACGGGTCAGGAGACATTTTTTCCGAAAGAAAAGATTTTAGAGCGAATTGATAAAATCCAAACGATGAAAGAGGATCTATCACTTGATGAACTAGCGAATATGTTTTCACCGAGTGTGAGAGAAATTCTTTTAACAAAGGAAGACATTTTACGTAAGGGGATTGCATCAGAGCCAGTTTTACAATTCTTCATAGAACAAACGAATAAAACAATAGAGTTTCAATTTGTAGATATTCTTTATGTGTACATGTTAGAAGAATTACTACAATCGGGAGAGATTAGTTTAGAAGAAGGAAAAATGGTCTTGCAAGTTTTACGTGAAAATTATGAAGCAATTAAACATAAAACTTGTGACTTAATCATTGTCCGAAAGTTAGGGATTTCTACATGTTTCTTAGTTTCAAACGTGGACGATTTAATTTTTGAAAAAGGAACCAAAATCGTTTTACGCGAAGCGATTATGAAATATACCGAAGCATTAAAAACTAAATTGTTGTAG
- a CDS encoding SgrR family transcriptional regulator: MFILDQYIELWIAYGKGKKEGEQLEITVQNISETLFCTERNSKLIIKKLDELNWIVWFPGRGRGNRSKLIFQKQPIPLILAKGKEITRKGDVKSGISFVERYSSQFPSVKKEYEVWVDSIFGHKIERTSEGRRDVLRLQVQMNLDIALDPVYATMRSECHMVKHIFDTLVYVNEQSNYIEPRLAFHWEYNDAEKIWTFYLRKGVHFHNRKQLTAHDVIHSLNRFIKAENNPHAWMLQHIESVRAVDEYIIEIQLHTENSIFLHMLSSEQCSIVNEDEAENLIGTGPYKLSEKNAHLFVLEVHDLYYRERSFLDRIELLNVEQSVNTYDILVKAQYKDQEKHNKELSRLELNVTYLTCNLAKEGPMQDELFRKALYKIIHGHAIIKELGGERGEVAKELLLASDSIVEIEEEIESLIKESTYHYEVLQLYTFTGQDHVEDARWIQKECAKYGIRVENNFLEIEDLLEISTIQKADMMHDSATISERIEDSLLYMFLTKNSFIPGHSNMDFHKTLSPYFKQEQVEKRVTLLRDIEETLLRQIQVIPLYRNKQQVTSHEKVQNIMINSQGWIDFYKIWFKP, translated from the coding sequence ATGTTTATTTTAGATCAATACATTGAGCTATGGATTGCCTATGGGAAAGGGAAAAAAGAAGGAGAACAATTAGAAATAACAGTGCAAAATATATCCGAAACATTATTTTGTACAGAGCGTAATAGTAAATTAATTATAAAAAAATTAGATGAGTTAAATTGGATCGTTTGGTTTCCAGGTCGCGGGAGAGGGAATCGCTCTAAACTAATATTTCAAAAGCAACCGATACCATTGATTTTAGCTAAAGGAAAAGAGATAACGAGAAAAGGGGATGTGAAAAGCGGAATTTCATTTGTGGAGCGCTACAGCTCACAATTTCCGTCAGTAAAGAAAGAGTATGAAGTTTGGGTAGATTCAATATTTGGTCATAAAATAGAAAGGACATCCGAAGGGAGAAGAGATGTCCTTCGTTTGCAGGTTCAAATGAATTTAGATATTGCATTAGATCCGGTCTACGCTACAATGCGTTCAGAATGTCATATGGTAAAACATATTTTTGATACGCTCGTATATGTAAATGAGCAATCAAACTATATAGAACCAAGACTTGCTTTTCACTGGGAATATAATGATGCTGAAAAGATATGGACGTTTTATTTACGAAAAGGAGTACACTTTCATAATAGAAAACAACTTACTGCACATGATGTTATACATTCATTAAATCGATTTATAAAAGCTGAAAATAACCCACACGCGTGGATGTTACAACATATTGAAAGCGTCCGCGCAGTAGATGAATATATTATTGAAATTCAATTACATACAGAAAATAGCATATTTTTACATATGCTAAGTTCAGAACAGTGTTCTATCGTAAATGAAGATGAAGCGGAAAACCTCATTGGAACAGGCCCCTATAAATTAAGCGAAAAGAATGCACATTTATTTGTATTAGAAGTACATGATTTATATTATCGTGAAAGATCTTTTCTTGACCGAATTGAACTATTGAATGTAGAACAAAGTGTAAATACATACGATATTTTAGTAAAGGCGCAGTATAAAGATCAAGAAAAACATAATAAAGAATTATCTCGGCTTGAGTTGAACGTGACATATTTAACATGTAATCTTGCAAAAGAAGGACCAATGCAAGATGAGCTGTTCCGAAAAGCGTTATATAAAATCATTCATGGCCATGCAATCATTAAAGAACTTGGCGGAGAACGTGGAGAAGTGGCAAAGGAACTATTATTAGCTAGTGACAGCATAGTAGAGATTGAGGAGGAGATAGAAAGTTTAATTAAAGAGAGTACGTATCATTATGAAGTGCTACAACTTTACACATTTACAGGACAAGATCATGTTGAAGATGCGCGATGGATACAAAAAGAGTGTGCGAAGTATGGGATTCGTGTAGAAAATAATTTTCTTGAAATAGAAGATCTGTTAGAAATAAGTACGATACAAAAGGCTGATATGATGCATGATAGCGCAACAATTAGCGAACGAATAGAAGATAGTTTGCTATATATGTTTCTTACAAAAAACAGTTTTATTCCAGGGCATAGCAACATGGATTTTCATAAAACGTTGTCCCCTTATTTTAAGCAAGAACAAGTAGAGAAAAGAGTTACACTGTTACGCGATATTGAGGAGACTTTGTTACGTCAAATTCAAGTTATTCCTTTATACCGTAACAAACAACAAGTAACTTCTCACGAAAAAGTACAAAATATAATGATTAATTCACAAGGTTGGATTGATTTTTATAAAATATGGTTTAAACCTTGA
- a CDS encoding MFS transporter yields MNHLLLRYNKPIIIRLCGELLTRTTESMLAIIMIIYVNKMLNGNIMMTMLIFGLQPLSDIIFTLIAGRVTDKYGRKKIMLLGLLLQSVAIGSFIFAQSVFIFALLYVINGIGRSLYIPAQRAQIADLTKHGQQAEIFSLLQTMGAIGTLIGPLIGAIFYKTHPEYVFTVQSIALIVYALVVWTQLPETAPAMTTPTQKLEGSSQKHFVRKHYAVFGLMVSTLPISFFYAQTETNYLIFVKHTFPDFELILVFISTCKAIMEIFLQVFLVKWSERFSMAKIIIISYACYTVAALGYGLSATIASLFFTLLFLVIGGSIALNHLLRFVSEIAPSDKRGLYFSIYGLHWDVSRTCGPVIGAVLLSKLNGSMLFYICACFLIIGGIIQALFVHNLERNKIKKDISEHTPHVL; encoded by the coding sequence TTGAATCATCTTTTATTACGTTACAATAAACCAATTATCATTAGACTGTGCGGTGAATTATTAACTCGAACAACAGAGTCAATGTTAGCTATTATTATGATTATTTACGTTAATAAGATGCTAAACGGCAATATTATGATGACTATGCTTATTTTCGGGTTACAACCGCTTTCGGACATTATATTTACACTTATTGCTGGAAGAGTCACTGATAAATATGGACGAAAGAAAATTATGTTACTCGGCTTATTGCTACAAAGCGTTGCAATCGGTAGCTTCATCTTTGCTCAATCCGTTTTTATATTTGCTTTGTTATATGTCATAAATGGGATTGGCCGTTCCTTATATATTCCTGCTCAACGTGCACAAATAGCTGATTTAACAAAACATGGGCAGCAAGCAGAAATCTTCTCTCTTCTGCAAACGATGGGAGCAATAGGTACCCTAATCGGCCCTTTAATTGGTGCTATTTTTTATAAGACTCATCCTGAATATGTATTTACGGTGCAAAGCATTGCACTTATAGTATATGCACTCGTTGTTTGGACACAGCTTCCAGAAACCGCTCCGGCAATGACAACACCAACGCAAAAGCTTGAAGGATCATCTCAAAAACATTTTGTACGCAAACATTACGCCGTATTTGGACTTATGGTTTCTACACTTCCTATTAGCTTTTTTTATGCACAAACTGAGACGAATTATCTTATCTTCGTGAAACATACTTTTCCGGATTTCGAACTCATACTCGTTTTTATTTCAACATGCAAAGCTATTATGGAAATCTTTCTGCAAGTTTTCCTCGTGAAATGGTCTGAGCGATTTTCCATGGCTAAAATCATCATTATTTCTTATGCCTGCTATACAGTAGCTGCACTTGGCTACGGGCTTTCAGCAACAATCGCGTCACTATTTTTCACATTACTCTTTTTAGTCATCGGTGGAAGTATTGCTTTAAATCATTTACTTCGATTCGTTTCAGAAATCGCTCCTTCAGATAAACGTGGATTGTATTTTTCAATTTACGGCTTACATTGGGATGTATCTCGAACGTGCGGTCCTGTTATTGGTGCGGTTTTATTAAGCAAACTAAACGGCAGTATGCTATTTTATATTTGTGCTTGTTTCTTAATAATTGGGGGCATTATTCAAGCTCTTTTTGTTCACAATTTAGAGCGTAATAAAATAAAAAAAGACATTTCAGAGCATACTCCTCATGTTTTATAG
- a CDS encoding YjgB family protein yields the protein MKLYVKIALLFLTFTCIFALAACKGTDEKKETNPTSENSKNEQNNSSEQKKELEVKSNTDSNSKDTVINQKSINHVKNLFELAKEGKVPNVPFAAHTGDIEEIEKAWGKADKTEQAGNGMYATFTSKNVSFGFNKGSQVFDVRSYHAELKLITLQEIEKALGKPNSVKVNGEDKIYVYKVNNQFELKFIIPKSTGKVNHISVFSPEDSINKMAG from the coding sequence ATGAAATTGTATGTAAAGATTGCTTTATTATTTCTTACTTTTACATGCATATTTGCCTTAGCGGCATGTAAAGGAACAGATGAAAAAAAGGAAACAAACCCAACTTCGGAAAATAGTAAAAACGAACAGAATAATTCTTCTGAACAAAAGAAAGAGCTTGAGGTTAAATCAAATACCGATTCAAATTCGAAAGATACAGTAATAAATCAAAAATCAATTAACCACGTTAAAAATTTGTTTGAACTAGCGAAAGAAGGAAAAGTGCCTAATGTTCCTTTCGCAGCTCATACAGGAGATATCGAAGAAATAGAAAAAGCGTGGGGGAAAGCTGATAAAACGGAGCAAGCAGGAAACGGAATGTACGCAACCTTTACAAGTAAAAATGTTTCCTTCGGTTTTAATAAAGGATCACAAGTTTTTGATGTACGCTCCTATCATGCAGAGCTAAAGTTAATTACATTACAAGAAATTGAAAAGGCATTAGGAAAACCAAACTCAGTTAAAGTAAATGGTGAAGATAAAATATATGTATATAAAGTAAACAATCAGTTTGAGTTAAAATTTATCATTCCAAAATCGACTGGTAAGGTAAATCATATTTCGGTATTTTCGCCAGAGGATAGTATAAATAAAATGGCAGGGTAA
- a CDS encoding aminopeptidase → MINNTIPSFLKLWESNEVELAVLNQYFTSHPEIFEEYFKYHCPKTKERLSNAINLYPAKIEDIRIIAESLPIIIQEVTNEYHNKFHFDVKMKFHLFVGGFGSNAFVEREIIGDMFFAAEKLSPHLNHLRVIVAHEIGHIYHNVMLQNDGMDWRKAEWADATVNLYREGVATYLSKQIMKGLNESVYYSYDNDGERWLQCYIENEEHIKKRFLEDYIEGWTFEKEKEWFRLSGGQYFGYNRLGYFLGTAFVEYVVQAWGESEVFTFWNKHNLKSSVLDWLSK, encoded by the coding sequence ATGATAAACAATACAATTCCAAGTTTTTTGAAATTATGGGAAAGTAACGAAGTAGAATTAGCTGTCCTCAATCAATACTTCACTTCGCATCCAGAGATATTTGAAGAATACTTTAAGTATCATTGTCCTAAAACGAAAGAACGTCTTTCTAATGCCATTAACCTATATCCCGCAAAAATAGAAGATATTCGTATCATTGCAGAATCACTACCAATCATTATTCAAGAGGTAACGAATGAATATCATAATAAATTTCACTTTGATGTAAAAATGAAATTTCACTTATTTGTTGGAGGATTTGGCTCTAATGCATTTGTAGAAAGAGAAATTATTGGAGACATGTTTTTTGCGGCAGAAAAATTATCTCCTCATTTAAATCACCTTCGTGTTATTGTCGCTCACGAAATAGGACATATATATCATAATGTTATGTTACAAAATGATGGAATGGACTGGAGGAAAGCAGAGTGGGCCGATGCGACAGTTAATTTGTATCGTGAAGGTGTTGCAACATATTTATCAAAACAAATTATGAAAGGTTTAAATGAATCAGTATATTACTCATATGACAATGATGGTGAACGTTGGTTACAATGCTATATAGAAAATGAAGAACATATAAAGAAACGTTTTTTGGAAGATTATATAGAAGGATGGACGTTTGAAAAAGAGAAAGAGTGGTTTCGGTTATCTGGCGGACAGTATTTTGGATACAACCGACTCGGTTATTTTTTAGGAACTGCTTTTGTAGAATATGTTGTACAAGCATGGGGAGAGAGTGAAGTATTTACTTTTTGGAATAAACACAATTTAAAAAGTAGTGTATTGGATTGGTTATCGAAATGA
- a CDS encoding GlsB/YeaQ/YmgE family stress response membrane protein, producing MIWSLIVGGILGWLASLITGRDVPGGVIGNIIAGIIGSWIGTKLLGSFGPVIGGFAIIPALIGAIILIFIVSFLLRAMRK from the coding sequence ATGATTTGGTCATTAATCGTTGGTGGTATATTAGGATGGCTTGCTAGCTTAATTACTGGCAGGGATGTACCAGGTGGTGTAATTGGTAATATTATTGCTGGTATTATCGGGTCTTGGATTGGTACGAAATTACTTGGTAGTTTCGGCCCGGTAATCGGCGGATTTGCAATTATTCCAGCTTTAATCGGTGCGATTATTTTAATCTTCATCGTAAGTTTCTTATTACGAGCAATGCGAAAATGA